In one Echinicola marina genomic region, the following are encoded:
- a CDS encoding cation diffusion facilitator family transporter: protein MKNPRKHWIIASFVVSVLLLIMKFYSYYITKSNAILTDALESIVNVVASGFAFYSIHLSSMPRDQNHPYGHGKIEFFSAGIEGVLIILAGIFIIYQSIYSFFFPAELRELPLGMALVGISGFANGLMGYMLLSKGKELDSITLEADGRHIFTDAISSFVLILGVAVIYFTGYGVLDGVFSLLFALYIVYNGYGLVRRSVAGLMDERNPSSVITVVKLLNKYRKNNWIDIHNMRVQQYGADKHIDLHLTLPYYFELKKVHDEVEKVEAVLEENLKGHVEVFVHADPCIPEKCCNYCQVSNCPVRKYPKSKKISWTVDNVSKNQKHYHEFTESI, encoded by the coding sequence GTGAAAAATCCCCGTAAGCATTGGATCATAGCTTCATTTGTGGTGAGCGTGTTGCTGCTCATAATGAAGTTTTATTCATATTATATCACTAAATCCAATGCAATATTAACTGATGCACTAGAGAGTATAGTGAATGTGGTGGCTTCCGGTTTTGCCTTTTATAGCATTCACTTGAGTTCGATGCCGAGGGACCAAAACCACCCTTATGGGCATGGTAAAATTGAGTTTTTCAGTGCAGGTATCGAGGGGGTATTGATAATCCTTGCGGGGATATTTATTATCTATCAATCTATTTATAGTTTCTTTTTTCCTGCCGAACTAAGGGAGCTTCCCTTGGGGATGGCTTTGGTAGGCATATCTGGTTTCGCTAATGGCTTGATGGGCTATATGTTGCTCTCCAAAGGAAAGGAGCTAGACAGTATTACCCTTGAGGCTGATGGTAGACATATCTTTACAGATGCCATAAGTAGTTTCGTGCTGATTTTAGGTGTAGCAGTTATTTATTTTACAGGTTATGGGGTTCTTGATGGTGTGTTTTCATTGCTGTTTGCCTTGTATATCGTCTATAATGGCTATGGGCTTGTGAGAAGGTCTGTAGCCGGTTTAATGGATGAAAGAAATCCTAGTTCGGTAATTACGGTAGTGAAGTTGCTCAACAAATACAGGAAGAATAACTGGATAGATATTCATAATATGCGGGTTCAGCAGTATGGAGCGGATAAGCATATTGACCTACATTTGACCTTGCCTTATTATTTTGAACTAAAAAAGGTGCATGATGAGGTGGAAAAGGTAGAGGCTGTTTTAGAAGAAAACCTCAAGGGGCATGTAGAGGTATTTGTACATGCAGATCCTTGTATTCCTGAAAAGTGTTGCAATTATTGCCAGGTGTCTAATTGTCCAGTTAGAAAATATCCCAAGTCAAAGAAGATCAGTTGGACGGTGGATAATGTATCAAAGAATCAAAAACATTATCATGAATTCACTGAAAGCATATAA
- a CDS encoding ATP-binding protein produces the protein MTSVFRKILDQSPEMVFLVEKNPPYRVVFENRSFREALGMDLRRKSLSDFGLDRSNLSTGDQVTIKYHNAYYSFIVGEEDSNYFIFQNGSLVELDTMESSKGNASTSTKEKCSSFYKNLIDKIPNTLFQMNMTEEGKMNFKYFSDGGMNILNESPSSNGEVKGIDYLLGMVFSQDVGKVLQSLVHSTRLLSMWNCTFRLKLEGKDELVWVQGMARPEEGPTGDMNWYGCLLDISGFKERELELENHKNLALNASKVKSDFISMITHDIRTPLNTISGSVFSLLGEDHYSSQEPLLNTISFAVDNLIIMINDLLDFQKIEAGKIVLESKPFNLKQLMEQVVNSLRFQALESKNDLNLIISDKVDFTVLGDKVRLSQILNNLITNALKFTHEGRVDVTVTMIDHSYNSAKVYFEVKDNGVGIDKKDFGKVFNEFDQVNESFDAKYGGTGLGMPITKRLLENMGSEINLASEVGIGSTFSFEINFEKFGTSKQHLSFELDELPRSGNTFLNNKAFRQNIQVLLAEDNQVNAMVVMKILKGWGYACDRVSNGEEAIASVFDKTYDIILMDIQMPVIDGLEASKIIKERFDIPIIALTAASRREVAEGLKQSNIDDFVSKPINAIVLQKSIENLIQHYIS, from the coding sequence ATGACCAGTGTTTTTAGGAAGATACTTGATCAATCTCCAGAAATGGTATTTTTGGTAGAGAAAAATCCACCTTACCGTGTGGTTTTTGAGAATCGTTCTTTTCGCGAGGCACTGGGAATGGATTTGAGGAGAAAAAGTCTTTCTGATTTTGGCTTGGATAGAAGTAATCTATCTACTGGTGATCAGGTTACGATCAAGTATCACAATGCATATTATTCTTTTATAGTTGGAGAGGAAGATAGCAATTATTTTATTTTTCAAAATGGCAGTTTGGTGGAATTGGATACGATGGAAAGCTCCAAGGGAAATGCCTCGACCAGTACAAAGGAAAAATGTTCCAGTTTTTACAAAAATCTGATAGATAAAATTCCCAATACGCTTTTTCAAATGAATATGACCGAGGAGGGGAAGATGAATTTCAAATATTTCAGCGATGGTGGAATGAATATTTTAAACGAATCCCCATCCTCAAATGGGGAGGTTAAAGGTATTGATTATTTGTTGGGTATGGTTTTTTCGCAGGATGTAGGGAAAGTCTTGCAGTCTTTGGTGCATTCAACTCGGTTACTATCTATGTGGAATTGTACTTTTCGACTTAAATTGGAGGGGAAAGATGAGTTGGTTTGGGTACAAGGTATGGCCAGACCTGAGGAAGGGCCTACTGGTGACATGAATTGGTATGGTTGTTTATTGGATATTTCTGGTTTTAAGGAACGGGAATTAGAACTTGAAAACCATAAGAATTTGGCCCTGAATGCCAGTAAGGTTAAGTCAGATTTTATCTCTATGATTACCCATGACATCAGGACGCCTTTGAATACTATTTCAGGATCGGTATTCAGCTTGTTGGGAGAGGATCATTATAGTTCGCAGGAACCCTTGTTAAATACTATCAGTTTTGCAGTGGACAATTTGATCATCATGATCAATGATCTCTTGGATTTTCAGAAAATAGAAGCGGGAAAGATTGTTTTGGAATCAAAGCCATTCAATCTAAAGCAGTTGATGGAACAGGTGGTCAATAGTTTGAGATTTCAAGCTTTGGAATCCAAAAACGACCTGAACCTAATCATTTCGGATAAAGTAGATTTCACTGTGCTAGGGGACAAGGTCAGGCTCTCTCAAATATTGAATAACCTGATCACCAATGCGCTTAAATTCACACATGAGGGTAGGGTAGATGTGACTGTGACCATGATTGATCACAGTTACAATTCGGCGAAGGTTTATTTTGAAGTGAAGGATAATGGGGTGGGAATTGATAAAAAGGACTTCGGTAAGGTTTTCAACGAATTTGACCAGGTAAATGAGTCATTTGATGCCAAATATGGGGGGACTGGACTAGGGATGCCTATTACAAAGAGATTGCTTGAAAATATGGGGAGTGAAATCAATTTGGCGTCTGAAGTAGGGATAGGCAGTACCTTTTCTTTTGAAATCAACTTCGAGAAATTTGGTACTTCAAAACAGCACCTTTCATTTGAATTGGATGAATTGCCAAGAAGTGGTAACACATTTTTAAATAATAAGGCTTTCAGGCAAAATATTCAGGTGCTTTTGGCAGAGGATAATCAGGTGAATGCCATGGTGGTGATGAAGATACTAAAAGGATGGGGCTATGCATGTGATCGGGTTTCCAATGGTGAAGAAGCGATAGCCTCAGTCTTTGATAAGACATACGATATCATCTTGATGGATATACAAATGCCCGTCATCGACGGTTTGGAGGCGTCTAAAATTATCAAGGAGCGGTTTGATATTCCTATTATTGCATTGACGGCAGCATCTAGACGGGAGGTGGCAGAAGGATTGAAGCAAAGTAATATCGATGACTTTGTTTCCAAACCCATCAACGCCATAGTTTTACAGAAGAGTATAGAGAATTTGATTCAGCATTACATTTCCTGA
- a CDS encoding TonB-dependent receptor, whose translation MKVKSLSCLQLKLLLLFFMIACSTYPLLAQEKVTISGTIEDASSGEGLIGATVFVKELATGATSNVYGFYSLTVPKGAYTLVYSFVGYEAVNKTIDLEKDQSINVELEPASAQLEEVVVIADPEDSNVRSTQMSVNKLDMREVSAIPVIFGEKDIVKTIQLLPGIKSSEGGGGFFVRGGSADQNLILLDEAPVYNASHLLGFFSVFNSDAIKDLTIYKGHIPAEYGGRASSVLDIKMKEGNNKQFAAQGGIGLISSRATIEAPIVKDKGSFVISGRRTYVDMFLKLSNNEDLSNSTLYFYDLNAKANYRLGEKDRVFVSGYFGRDNFGFNDQFGFDWGNATATARWNHLFNDRLFLNTTAVFSDYNYDVEIMAEEEDGEMNGFKVMSAIQDISLKEDFEYYISPENTLRFGVSGIRHNFLPGEIVPQGDSYINAQELQKKYAWETAAYVSEDLNISPSLNVNAGLRYSWFAQIGPGEIYTYDEDGDIVDSKDYKSGEIIKTYGGLEPRLGITYLLNETTSIKASYGRNRQYLHLVSNSNAGTPIDLWIPSSNNVKPQIADQIALGYFRNFEGNAYEGSVEVYYKDMQNQVDYKTGAELVFNENVESQLLFGKGWSYGAEFFLRKNKGDLTGWISYTLSKTQRKFEGVDYGEVYPASWDRPHDFSIVGMYQLNKKWNLSASFVYRSGDAVTYPVGKYESKGEVINLYDKRNNSRLPDYHRLDLGATMKLKNTERFESDLNFSIYNAYARKNAFLVNFRESREDPSKTEAVKFSLFSILPSITYNFRFK comes from the coding sequence ATGAAGGTGAAAAGTTTGTCCTGTTTACAGCTTAAATTATTGTTGCTGTTTTTTATGATTGCCTGTTCTACTTATCCACTTTTGGCACAAGAGAAAGTTACCATCAGTGGGACTATAGAAGATGCCAGTAGTGGTGAAGGCTTGATTGGAGCTACGGTGTTTGTAAAGGAATTGGCTACCGGTGCAACTAGTAATGTATATGGCTTTTATTCATTGACAGTCCCTAAAGGAGCCTATACATTGGTGTATAGTTTTGTGGGCTATGAAGCCGTTAACAAAACGATCGATTTGGAAAAAGATCAAAGTATTAATGTGGAGCTAGAGCCTGCTTCAGCCCAATTAGAGGAGGTGGTAGTGATCGCTGATCCTGAAGATTCTAATGTCCGCTCAACACAAATGAGCGTGAACAAATTGGATATGCGGGAGGTGTCAGCCATTCCAGTGATTTTTGGAGAAAAGGATATTGTGAAAACTATTCAATTACTTCCGGGGATTAAATCCAGTGAAGGGGGAGGTGGATTCTTTGTTCGAGGAGGGAGTGCAGACCAAAACCTTATTTTATTGGATGAAGCCCCCGTTTATAACGCCTCGCATTTATTGGGTTTCTTTTCGGTTTTTAATTCTGATGCCATTAAGGATTTGACCATTTATAAAGGACATATTCCTGCAGAGTATGGTGGCAGGGCCTCTTCCGTGTTGGATATCAAAATGAAGGAGGGCAATAATAAGCAGTTTGCAGCTCAGGGCGGTATAGGCTTGATTTCCTCCAGGGCAACCATTGAAGCGCCAATTGTTAAGGATAAGGGCTCATTTGTGATTTCAGGAAGGAGGACTTATGTGGATATGTTCCTTAAACTTTCCAATAATGAAGATCTGAGCAATTCTACTCTTTACTTTTATGACCTTAATGCCAAAGCAAACTATCGGTTAGGAGAAAAGGATAGGGTATTCGTATCCGGGTACTTTGGAAGGGATAATTTTGGTTTTAATGATCAGTTTGGTTTTGATTGGGGGAATGCTACTGCCACTGCCAGATGGAATCACCTTTTCAATGATCGGCTTTTTCTAAATACCACAGCTGTTTTCAGTGATTATAATTATGATGTGGAAATTATGGCTGAAGAGGAAGACGGTGAAATGAATGGTTTTAAGGTGATGTCGGCCATCCAGGATATTAGTTTAAAGGAAGATTTTGAATATTATATTAGTCCCGAAAACACTTTAAGGTTTGGAGTAAGTGGGATACGTCATAATTTCCTTCCAGGGGAAATTGTCCCTCAGGGTGATTCTTATATCAATGCCCAAGAATTGCAAAAGAAGTATGCTTGGGAAACTGCTGCTTATGTTTCTGAAGATTTAAATATTTCTCCAAGTTTAAATGTTAATGCTGGTTTAAGGTATTCATGGTTTGCACAGATAGGGCCAGGTGAAATATACACCTATGATGAGGATGGAGATATTGTAGATTCAAAAGACTATAAGAGTGGTGAGATAATCAAGACTTATGGTGGTCTAGAGCCTCGCTTGGGGATAACCTATTTGTTGAATGAAACCACTTCGATCAAAGCATCTTATGGCAGGAACAGGCAATACTTGCATTTGGTTTCCAATTCCAATGCCGGCACACCTATAGACTTATGGATTCCATCCAGTAACAATGTAAAACCTCAAATAGCTGATCAGATTGCTTTGGGCTATTTCAGAAATTTTGAAGGTAATGCCTATGAAGGATCTGTGGAGGTTTACTATAAAGACATGCAAAACCAAGTGGATTATAAGACAGGTGCAGAATTAGTCTTTAATGAAAATGTAGAGTCTCAGTTATTGTTTGGAAAGGGCTGGTCTTATGGGGCGGAGTTTTTCCTGAGAAAAAATAAGGGGGACTTAACGGGTTGGATCAGTTATACATTGTCTAAGACCCAAAGAAAGTTTGAAGGGGTAGATTATGGCGAGGTTTACCCAGCAAGTTGGGACCGGCCACATGATTTTTCCATAGTGGGTATGTATCAGTTGAATAAAAAGTGGAATTTATCTGCTTCATTCGTTTATAGATCTGGTGATGCAGTAACCTATCCAGTGGGTAAATATGAATCCAAAGGCGAGGTCATCAATCTATATGACAAAAGGAATAATAGTCGCTTGCCTGATTATCATCGATTGGATTTGGGAGCCACGATGAAGTTGAAAAATACTGAGCGTTTTGAGTCTGATTTGAACTTTTCGATTTATAATGCTTATGCAAGAAAGAATGCTTTTTTGGTGAATTTTAGAGAAAGTAGGGAGGATCCTAGCAAAACAGAAGCGGTGAAGTTCTCCCTTTTCAGTATTCTACCTTCTATTACTTATAACTTTAGATTTAAATAA
- a CDS encoding M20/M25/M40 family metallo-hydrolase encodes MKRILTILILIIPLQTFSQITTINRNETIEEMVHEISPDQLKIYIEGLVSFGTRHSLSEDQKEHGIEAARQYVLSKFKSFEANSGGRLSSKIDYYTIEADGRRIPEDVRMGNVMATLKGTDPADDRIFVVSGHLDSRVSDIMNAKDDAPGANDDGSGVAALIEMARIMSKRAFPATIIFVAVSGEEQGLKGAAHMAKMAKEENWNLAAMINNDMIGNSASSGTMLRDNTKVRVFSEGVPLYETEEMERLRKYTNGENDSKSRQLARYIKETGERYIDQLEVKLVYRNDRFLRGGDHTPFSQQGFTAVRICEHNENYEQQHQDLRTENDIKYGDLPEHIDYEFLRKNTGINLAVLASLATAPSVPQEVGIDVSQLSNSTTLKWKTPAVGKTSGYYVLMRETSSPVWEKKFFTEDTSITLSYSKDNYFFAVQAVGPEDTESMAVFPKPVR; translated from the coding sequence ATGAAAAGAATTTTAACAATATTGATCCTCATCATCCCCTTACAAACTTTCTCACAAATAACCACTATAAATAGAAATGAGACCATTGAGGAAATGGTTCATGAAATATCTCCTGACCAACTCAAAATCTACATTGAAGGATTGGTCAGCTTTGGCACCCGACATTCACTGAGTGAGGACCAGAAAGAGCATGGCATTGAAGCTGCGAGACAATACGTACTTTCCAAATTCAAATCATTTGAGGCTAATTCTGGAGGACGACTGAGTTCAAAAATCGATTACTACACCATTGAAGCAGATGGAAGAAGAATCCCCGAAGATGTAAGGATGGGCAATGTTATGGCCACCTTAAAAGGGACTGACCCCGCGGATGACAGAATATTTGTGGTCAGTGGACACCTAGACAGCAGAGTTTCTGATATCATGAATGCCAAAGATGATGCTCCTGGCGCCAATGATGATGGATCAGGAGTGGCTGCACTTATTGAAATGGCAAGAATAATGAGCAAAAGGGCATTTCCTGCCACCATAATTTTCGTTGCGGTTTCGGGGGAGGAACAAGGACTAAAAGGAGCCGCACATATGGCTAAAATGGCCAAGGAAGAAAACTGGAACTTAGCAGCCATGATAAATAATGATATGATTGGCAACTCTGCCTCAAGCGGCACAATGCTAAGAGACAATACCAAAGTCAGAGTATTCAGCGAAGGCGTACCCCTATACGAGACTGAAGAAATGGAAAGGCTTAGAAAATATACCAATGGAGAAAATGACAGTAAATCACGTCAGCTAGCAAGATATATTAAAGAAACCGGAGAAAGATATATTGACCAGCTGGAAGTGAAACTGGTTTACAGAAATGACCGATTCTTAAGAGGCGGAGATCATACACCCTTTTCCCAACAAGGGTTTACGGCAGTAAGAATTTGTGAACACAATGAAAACTACGAACAGCAGCATCAAGATTTAAGAACTGAAAATGACATAAAATACGGAGATCTACCTGAACATATCGACTATGAATTCTTAAGAAAAAACACAGGTATAAACCTTGCGGTTTTGGCCAGTTTGGCTACTGCCCCTTCTGTCCCACAAGAAGTTGGTATTGACGTGAGCCAATTGAGTAATTCGACCACTTTAAAATGGAAAACTCCTGCTGTAGGAAAAACTAGTGGATATTATGTACTAATGCGAGAAACCAGCTCGCCAGTTTGGGAAAAGAAATTTTTCACTGAGGACACCTCCATTACCTTGTCCTATTCCAAAGACAATTACTTCTTTGCAGTACAAGCAGTCGGCCCTGAAGACACTGAAAGCATGGCCGTATTCCCAAAACCAGTAAGATAA
- a CDS encoding tetratricopeptide repeat protein, which translates to MEDKKGRFLLKGNNKLMESDYQSAIEYYNEALQLDPDFENAYYNRGLAYSSIAKYNTAIQDFSKAIELNPSYQDAYYQRSITYLDNGENYKSLADAESLIKLAPDDYRGYFVKGLVMEQLNRFEESLASFSKAIEMNSSIADLYVNRATINYYLEDFETALTDLEKAIQINPKEANIYNLKSLIAFEKDDLSTAISWVEKAIELNPSQAYYYNNRGLYLLFTGKLEKGLEDINLSLKQNSKNLFALRNKGIYYYFKGDKALSIKYLSDVHKKNPEMKLTKKYLDLAQEM; encoded by the coding sequence TTGGAAGATAAAAAAGGCAGGTTCCTCCTGAAAGGCAATAATAAATTAATGGAAAGTGATTACCAAAGTGCCATAGAATATTATAATGAGGCCCTGCAATTGGACCCAGACTTTGAAAACGCATACTATAATCGGGGATTGGCTTATAGTTCCATAGCTAAATATAATACAGCCATACAAGACTTTTCCAAAGCTATTGAATTAAATCCGTCATACCAGGATGCCTATTACCAAAGGAGTATTACCTATCTGGACAATGGCGAAAACTACAAAAGCCTTGCTGATGCAGAAAGCCTCATTAAACTAGCTCCTGATGACTATAGAGGCTATTTTGTAAAAGGACTGGTGATGGAACAATTAAACCGCTTCGAGGAATCCTTGGCGTCCTTTTCAAAAGCAATAGAAATGAACAGCAGCATAGCGGACCTATATGTCAACAGGGCTACTATCAATTATTACCTTGAAGATTTTGAAACTGCTCTAACTGACTTGGAAAAAGCCATACAAATCAATCCCAAAGAAGCCAATATTTACAATTTAAAATCCTTAATTGCTTTTGAAAAAGACGATTTATCAACAGCTATCAGCTGGGTTGAGAAAGCCATTGAACTCAACCCTTCTCAAGCTTATTATTATAACAACAGAGGCCTTTACCTTCTTTTTACAGGAAAGCTGGAAAAGGGACTTGAAGACATCAATTTAAGTCTTAAACAAAACAGCAAGAATCTATTCGCCTTAAGAAACAAAGGGATTTATTACTATTTCAAAGGGGACAAAGCTCTTTCTATTAAATACCTGAGTGATGTACACAAAAAAAATCCTGAAATGAAACTGACTAAAAAGTATTTGGATCTGGCTCAGGAAATGTAA
- the arsC gene encoding arsenate reductase (glutaredoxin) (This arsenate reductase requires both glutathione and glutaredoxin to convert arsenate to arsenite, after which the efflux transporter formed by ArsA and ArsB can extrude the arsenite from the cell, providing resistance.) yields the protein MSKVKVYHNPRCGKSRNSLKLVQEQIPEDEVEIIKYLETPPSRAELKSILGKLGIKAEELIRENEQVWKESYKGKSFSEDELVEIMVENPILIERPIVVKGNKAVIGRPPENVLGIL from the coding sequence ATGAGCAAGGTTAAAGTATATCATAATCCTAGGTGCGGAAAAAGCCGAAATAGCTTGAAGCTGGTTCAAGAGCAGATTCCAGAAGACGAAGTGGAAATTATTAAATACCTGGAGACACCTCCAAGTAGAGCTGAATTAAAGTCAATTTTGGGCAAATTGGGGATCAAGGCAGAAGAGTTAATTCGGGAAAATGAGCAGGTCTGGAAGGAAAGTTATAAGGGAAAGTCATTTTCTGAGGATGAATTGGTAGAAATAATGGTGGAAAATCCCATATTGATAGAACGACCAATAGTAGTGAAAGGAAATAAAGCTGTAATAGGAAGACCTCCCGAAAATGTACTGGGAATTTTGTAG
- a CDS encoding DUF4249 domain-containing protein: MKSNLYLALFAVISLFSCEEVIDISLEEVEPRIVIEGIVTDQPGPYTVSISKSVGFYEDNEFPGVEGAYVEISDDLGNVDVLEDLGEGKYQTTELQGQRGVNYSIKVEVEGNTYTAESKMQEKQVMIDSLAIRYEEESLFYKEGYYLKAYFEDPPGLGNYYSFNVYVNGEVYVFDNDGEMIEDDNFWLWDDKFTDGNVQDYDFPHTLKEGDELYVMLRHLNWSTYDYYRTLVEVIDGGGVAPSNPLSNFGDTALGYFAAYSVTDIEGEVE; the protein is encoded by the coding sequence ATGAAGTCGAATTTATATTTAGCCCTTTTTGCTGTGATTTCCTTGTTTTCCTGTGAGGAGGTTATTGATATCAGTTTAGAAGAAGTTGAGCCCAGGATTGTGATAGAAGGGATTGTGACGGATCAGCCCGGTCCCTACACCGTTAGCATCAGCAAATCGGTAGGGTTTTATGAAGACAATGAATTTCCAGGAGTGGAAGGCGCTTATGTGGAAATTTCCGATGATTTGGGAAATGTAGATGTCTTGGAGGATTTAGGAGAGGGCAAGTACCAGACGACCGAACTGCAAGGACAAAGAGGAGTAAATTATTCCATTAAGGTAGAGGTGGAGGGAAATACCTATACGGCGGAGAGTAAAATGCAGGAGAAACAAGTTATGATTGATTCTCTGGCTATTCGTTATGAAGAGGAGTCTTTGTTTTATAAAGAAGGTTATTACTTAAAGGCTTATTTTGAAGACCCTCCCGGTCTGGGAAATTATTATAGTTTTAATGTTTATGTCAATGGTGAGGTATATGTGTTCGATAATGATGGGGAAATGATAGAAGACGATAATTTTTGGCTTTGGGATGATAAGTTTACTGATGGCAATGTGCAGGATTATGATTTTCCGCATACCTTAAAAGAAGGAGATGAGTTGTATGTAATGTTGAGGCATCTTAATTGGTCCACTTATGATTATTATAGGACTTTGGTGGAAGTGATCGATGGAGGAGGAGTGGCACCATCTAATCCATTGTCTAATTTTGGTGATACTGCTTTAGGCTATTTTGCAGCTTATTCGGTTACGGATATAGAGGGGGAGGTAGAGTGA
- a CDS encoding M3 family metallopeptidase: MNPLLEKFTTPFETAPFDKIKNEHFLPAIKEAIKEAKAEIEIIKSTDQPNFNSIIEALDKSGKKLNIISSIFFNLNAADTNDEIQKLARDISPLLTAHSNDILLDNALFKLVNGVYQSKDRLNLNEEQVTLLDKTYKSFIRNGANLSDEDKEKLREIDKELSQKGLAFGENVLAETNKYELVIDNKEDLAGLPDAVVEAAAQTASEKGKEGKWVFTLAFPSYVPFMTYAANRDLRKEIFTAYNTKSCKGDELDNQQIVKEILQLKNQRANLLGYPRYADFVLEERMAKSASEVSGFLKDLLEKAKPKAEEELKELTEFAQGIGGPETLQKWDFGYYSEKLKKEKFDIDDELTKPYFELENTIQGVFLTAGKLYDLEFVKNENIPVYHPDVTAYEVKDKSGKHLSVFYADFFPRAGKRNGAWMTIYRGQSKEDGIDHRPHVSIVCNFTKPTKSTPSLLTFNEVTTLFHEFGHALHGMLANGTYESLSGTSVYWDFVELPSQIFENWCYEKECLDLFAKHYKTGEKIPEELIERIKKAANFHQGYQTLRQVSFGLLDMAYYSTEPAEVNSLFEFEKKAMEPTELLPAVEGTLMSTSFSHIFQGGYAAGYYSYKWAEVLDADAFELFLENGIFDPVTANAFKEHVLSSGGKVHPSILYKRFRGREPKPEALLKRAGLL; this comes from the coding sequence ATGAATCCATTATTGGAAAAATTCACCACGCCTTTCGAAACGGCACCGTTTGACAAAATCAAAAACGAACATTTTTTACCTGCAATCAAAGAAGCCATCAAGGAGGCCAAAGCTGAAATTGAGATCATCAAATCAACTGATCAGCCTAACTTCAATAGTATCATTGAAGCATTGGACAAGTCCGGAAAAAAGTTGAACATCATTTCAAGCATATTTTTCAACCTAAATGCTGCTGATACCAATGATGAGATCCAGAAGTTAGCAAGGGATATTTCTCCTTTATTGACCGCTCACAGCAATGACATCCTTCTGGACAATGCACTCTTCAAATTGGTCAATGGGGTTTACCAGTCCAAAGACCGCTTAAACTTGAACGAGGAACAAGTCACCCTCTTGGACAAGACCTATAAGTCATTCATCAGAAATGGCGCCAATCTATCAGATGAGGACAAGGAAAAGCTTCGTGAAATTGACAAAGAACTATCCCAAAAAGGACTCGCCTTTGGAGAAAATGTATTGGCTGAAACCAATAAATATGAATTGGTCATCGACAATAAGGAAGATTTAGCCGGACTCCCGGATGCAGTGGTGGAAGCAGCAGCCCAAACCGCCAGTGAAAAGGGCAAAGAAGGCAAATGGGTATTTACGCTCGCCTTCCCCAGCTATGTCCCTTTCATGACTTATGCCGCAAACAGGGACCTTAGAAAAGAAATCTTTACTGCTTACAATACAAAATCCTGTAAAGGTGACGAATTGGACAACCAACAAATCGTCAAAGAGATCCTTCAGCTGAAAAATCAAAGGGCCAACCTTCTTGGCTATCCAAGGTATGCAGACTTTGTACTTGAAGAAAGAATGGCCAAAAGCGCCTCAGAAGTGAGTGGTTTCCTAAAAGACCTATTGGAAAAAGCCAAACCCAAGGCGGAAGAAGAACTCAAGGAATTAACTGAATTTGCCCAAGGAATTGGCGGACCTGAAACCCTTCAAAAATGGGACTTTGGTTATTACTCAGAAAAGCTCAAAAAGGAAAAATTCGACATTGATGATGAATTGACCAAGCCATATTTTGAGTTAGAGAACACCATACAGGGTGTATTCCTCACTGCGGGAAAACTATATGATTTGGAATTTGTCAAAAACGAAAATATACCAGTTTATCATCCGGATGTGACTGCCTATGAAGTTAAAGACAAATCAGGCAAACACCTTTCAGTATTTTACGCCGACTTTTTCCCAAGAGCAGGAAAAAGAAACGGTGCCTGGATGACCATTTACAGAGGCCAGTCCAAGGAAGATGGAATCGATCACCGACCTCACGTCTCCATAGTCTGCAATTTCACTAAACCAACCAAGAGCACTCCTTCCCTACTGACCTTTAATGAAGTCACTACCTTATTCCATGAATTTGGGCATGCTTTGCACGGAATGCTTGCCAATGGCACTTATGAATCCCTTTCTGGAACCAGTGTTTACTGGGATTTTGTTGAATTACCTTCCCAGATTTTTGAAAACTGGTGTTATGAGAAAGAATGTCTTGATCTGTTTGCTAAGCACTACAAAACAGGTGAAAAAATCCCTGAAGAGTTAATCGAAAGAATCAAAAAGGCAGCAAATTTCCATCAAGGCTACCAAACCTTGAGACAAGTAAGCTTTGGTTTACTGGATATGGCCTATTATAGTACTGAGCCTGCTGAAGTGAATTCTTTATTTGAATTTGAGAAAAAAGCGATGGAGCCTACTGAACTTTTGCCCGCAGTGGAAGGCACATTGATGTCCACAAGTTTCTCTCATATTTTCCAAGGCGGATATGCTGCTGGTTATTACAGTTACAAATGGGCAGAAGTACTTGACGCTGATGCATTTGAACTGTTCTTGGAGAATGGGATTTTCGATCCTGTTACAGCCAATGCCTTTAAAGAACACGTGCTATCCTCGGGAGGAAAAGTACATCCTTCTATCCTCTACAAACGTTTCAGAGGTAGAGAACCAAAGCCTGAAGCCCTGCTCAAAAGAGCTGGCTTACTCTAA